In Methylomonas sp. ZR1, one DNA window encodes the following:
- a CDS encoding DUF4942 domain-containing protein gives MIDNLQYYPTPEALSIKAWETFKNKNFVRVLEPSAGEGHLLQPRPYNRWQQIPVDCIEIDISKHPILRSQGYAVVGMDFMQFKNGSLYSHVLMNPPFADGVQHVLKAWEILFDGEIVAILNAETLKNPFSKERKHLLRLVEQFGEVEYLSDMFAGQDAERKTDVDIALVWLKKTSTFEEALLGNILDDLRRDQVSADGLAGDCQPMHELALVNAVIDNAVLMFNAAVEAARQSAFSEARAMRYRKMLGQTLGELNGDAAVKSTQSTLDWVKNQLYTDYSDLKDRAWSGILRSTQVTSRLSSAAQKRLESDFETVKSLEFTVPNIYGFLQGIIDQQGDIQLSMACDIFDLITRYHSDNTVFYMGWKSNDKHRTLGMRIKTTRFVLPGHATESYQNDLPWESQRMLADFDKVFAMLDGKYEAAIGLESVFRNHFHALRSGQRMSGSYFDVRYYPGVGTIHFFPTNKTLIDRMNRLVGNHRRWLPPAETKAGNGFWQQFDQAEKLDKAFRTEVSQHCKRDGRHVHFDPFWAVKYGGESERERGNAMLTGAMNTVLANHGIDPDAVLENEQSSLLEWTGSLPSTTDLALAS, from the coding sequence ATGATAGACAATCTTCAGTATTACCCAACGCCGGAAGCGTTAAGTATCAAGGCTTGGGAAACCTTCAAGAACAAGAATTTTGTGCGTGTATTGGAACCCTCTGCCGGGGAAGGTCATTTATTACAACCCAGGCCTTATAACCGCTGGCAGCAAATTCCAGTCGATTGCATTGAAATCGATATCAGTAAACACCCGATCTTGCGTTCGCAAGGCTATGCCGTGGTGGGTATGGATTTTATGCAGTTCAAAAACGGCAGTCTGTATTCCCATGTGTTGATGAATCCCCCGTTTGCCGACGGCGTGCAGCATGTGCTGAAGGCGTGGGAGATTCTGTTCGACGGTGAGATCGTGGCCATTCTCAATGCTGAAACCTTGAAAAACCCGTTTTCCAAGGAACGAAAGCATTTGCTTCGATTGGTTGAACAGTTTGGCGAAGTGGAATACTTATCGGACATGTTTGCCGGCCAGGATGCCGAGCGCAAAACGGATGTGGACATCGCCCTGGTCTGGTTGAAGAAAACCTCAACCTTTGAAGAGGCGCTGTTAGGCAACATACTCGACGACTTACGTCGCGATCAAGTGAGCGCCGATGGTTTGGCGGGCGATTGCCAGCCCATGCATGAACTGGCATTGGTTAATGCTGTTATCGACAATGCGGTGCTGATGTTCAATGCCGCCGTCGAAGCGGCCCGGCAATCAGCATTCAGTGAAGCGCGCGCCATGCGCTATCGCAAGATGCTGGGACAAACGCTCGGTGAATTGAATGGTGATGCGGCGGTCAAGTCCACGCAGTCCACGCTGGATTGGGTGAAGAATCAGCTTTATACCGATTACAGCGATCTAAAAGATCGTGCCTGGTCCGGCATTTTGCGATCCACGCAGGTGACGTCGCGCTTGTCATCGGCGGCGCAAAAACGTCTGGAGTCAGATTTCGAAACGGTGAAGTCCTTGGAATTTACCGTGCCGAATATCTACGGCTTCTTACAGGGCATTATCGATCAGCAAGGGGATATTCAGCTGAGCATGGCATGCGACATATTCGATTTGATCACCCGCTACCATAGTGACAATACCGTCTTCTATATGGGCTGGAAGTCGAACGATAAACATCGCACGCTGGGCATGCGCATCAAAACCACCCGCTTTGTGCTTCCTGGTCATGCCACCGAATCGTATCAAAACGATTTGCCGTGGGAATCCCAACGGATGCTGGCGGATTTTGACAAAGTGTTTGCCATGCTGGATGGCAAGTATGAAGCGGCTATAGGGCTGGAATCGGTTTTCCGAAATCACTTCCATGCCCTGCGTTCTGGGCAACGGATGAGCGGCAGCTATTTTGATGTTCGCTACTATCCCGGCGTGGGCACGATTCATTTCTTTCCAACCAACAAAACGCTAATTGATCGGATGAATCGTCTGGTTGGCAATCATCGCCGTTGGCTACCGCCGGCGGAGACCAAAGCAGGAAACGGTTTTTGGCAGCAGTTCGACCAAGCGGAAAAACTTGATAAAGCCTTCCGTACCGAAGTCAGTCAACACTGTAAACGGGATGGCCGGCATGTCCACTTTGATCCCTTTTGGGCAGTCAAATACGGCGGCGAGTCGGAACGGGAGCGTGGCAATGCCATGCTCACCGGAGCAATGAACACTGTATTGGCGAATCATGGCATCGATCCCGATGCGGTATTGGAAAACGAACAATCCAGCTTGCTGGAATGGACGGGGTCTTTACCATCGACTACAGACCTAGCTTTGGCATCGTAA
- a CDS encoding VWA domain-containing protein, with protein sequence MKNRTLHNAFPIVAAAIGNRFGVKVSVGGDKAETDGQTIWLPAYEGDDPDYQDVAWGLLAHEAAHIRYSDFTLRFGHSVLRRRLCGAIEDVRIEHELAKDFPGTRLTIRTVIEKMIAKGDFVASNIDDHPANILYSFVLKSLRARVLGQSALLPLVEQTEATLKATFPKGAVTRLKGLLSEVPEGLQSESDCLQLTDRILTMIEQEFEQQRQRNHAQPLADEETTPEPDDTNQDAESTDSDDSSGLDSQDDMEPDEQLPNDTDDESSSEPAGNDDSASKKPDDEPATLSDSSTSTPQGEYEETAEIADPMGVLQTLLSAGDSDIEQDVFESLKSALSLAAENVSELLMPSGHEPPMDDRAGAFLLCKVQSESGKIRAALQGLVQSQTLNRSQHACRGRRLDGKRLHRLPLGETKLFQRKQAKSAPNTAIHLLLDKSESMGYQVTDSQGQPIGSRMPIALEATLALALAFEGIPGVNTGVTAFPGHQDDSVFRLLEHGQRVNARTGAFSLAATGSTPMTEAIWFGAASLLRCREPRKVLMVMTDGQPNDTLSTLELLQRCRDSGIETVGVGLGLDVKHLFPIAITINDLSELRAQLFELSKSILLAA encoded by the coding sequence ATGAAAAATAGAACCTTACACAACGCATTTCCCATCGTCGCGGCGGCCATTGGCAATCGCTTTGGCGTCAAAGTCAGTGTCGGCGGTGATAAAGCCGAAACCGATGGCCAAACCATTTGGCTGCCGGCCTATGAGGGCGACGATCCAGATTATCAGGATGTCGCCTGGGGCCTTTTAGCCCACGAGGCGGCGCATATTCGTTATTCGGATTTTACGCTACGCTTTGGGCATTCGGTATTACGCAGGCGCTTATGCGGTGCCATCGAAGATGTCCGCATCGAGCACGAACTGGCCAAGGACTTTCCGGGCACGCGGCTGACAATACGCACGGTGATTGAAAAGATGATTGCCAAAGGCGACTTTGTCGCCAGCAATATCGATGATCATCCGGCCAATATTCTGTACAGCTTTGTCTTGAAGAGTCTGCGGGCCAGGGTGTTGGGTCAATCGGCGTTATTGCCATTGGTCGAGCAAACTGAAGCGACATTGAAGGCAACTTTTCCGAAAGGCGCCGTAACGCGGCTGAAAGGCTTATTGTCCGAAGTGCCGGAGGGTTTGCAATCGGAGAGTGATTGCCTGCAATTGACCGATCGCATTCTGACCATGATTGAGCAGGAGTTTGAGCAACAACGGCAACGCAATCACGCACAGCCATTGGCAGATGAGGAAACCACGCCTGAACCGGATGATACGAATCAGGATGCTGAATCAACCGATTCGGACGATTCGAGCGGCTTGGATTCCCAGGATGACATGGAGCCCGATGAACAGTTACCCAACGACACTGATGACGAATCGTCGTCAGAACCAGCCGGTAACGATGATTCGGCTTCCAAAAAACCTGACGATGAACCGGCAACGCTATCCGACAGTTCGACATCCACCCCGCAAGGTGAATATGAAGAAACTGCGGAGATTGCCGATCCGATGGGTGTCTTGCAAACCTTGTTGTCCGCTGGTGACAGTGACATCGAGCAGGATGTGTTTGAATCGCTGAAATCGGCCTTGTCGTTGGCGGCGGAAAACGTGTCGGAATTGCTGATGCCCAGTGGCCACGAGCCACCCATGGACGATCGGGCCGGTGCGTTTTTACTGTGTAAGGTGCAAAGCGAATCGGGAAAAATCCGTGCCGCGTTGCAAGGACTGGTGCAATCGCAAACCTTAAACCGGTCGCAACATGCGTGTCGTGGGCGGCGGCTGGATGGCAAGCGTTTGCATCGGCTGCCGTTGGGTGAAACCAAGCTGTTTCAGCGCAAGCAGGCCAAATCGGCCCCCAATACGGCCATCCATCTGTTACTCGATAAATCCGAAAGCATGGGTTATCAGGTCACCGATAGCCAAGGCCAACCCATTGGATCGCGAATGCCGATTGCATTGGAAGCCACCTTGGCACTGGCGTTGGCCTTTGAAGGTATACCCGGAGTCAATACTGGCGTCACAGCGTTTCCAGGTCATCAAGATGACTCGGTGTTCCGATTACTGGAACATGGCCAACGCGTCAATGCCCGAACTGGCGCCTTTTCGCTGGCCGCTACCGGCAGTACGCCGATGACCGAAGCGATTTGGTTTGGTGCGGCGTCACTGCTGCGATGCCGGGAACCGCGCAAAGTGTTGATGGTGATGACCGATGGTCAGCCCAATGACACGTTGAGCACACTGGAACTGTTACAGCGTTGTCGCGATAGTGGTATTGAAACGGTCGGCGTGGGATTGGGGTTGGATGTCAAGCATCTGTTCCCGATTGCCATCACCATTAACGATCTTTCGGAGCTGAGAGCGCAATTGTTCGAACTCTCGAAATCAATATTGTTGGCAGCCTAA
- a CDS encoding DUF3150 domain-containing protein, with translation MSHETQMLLDRVVLVKVEANIYGARKKLKKEDLVLADGSKLPPEDLASLGSKRLLDPDKLTVFNRLKKEAERICLRVGTRFLGGFAVPVESAASITAELERIALDFTAAKTEFIAGYDAAVTDWVIRHPEFAGIIEQAVDSVEFVSTRLSFDFLVVSVGLPDSLPPADVARLESKIGSLSEQMFYEISVEANQLIEQSLLGKEQVTRNALRPIRRMRDKLDGLGFLDHRVAPVVSTIDDLLARIPNKGAIEGSILQEILATAMLLSDPDKTRRHGEGLLVNQTPVFEETDVDETFEYVDLELSTVPTETTVSTEAKPVIAECVSDNSDFTDLFDGIFDDELEPTPDDWALEVLLDKSQTNLETGNDADRANDLENAAKPEPVTAGDDEEADDSDQDYWF, from the coding sequence ATGTCGCATGAAACGCAAATGTTATTAGACCGCGTGGTCTTGGTTAAAGTCGAAGCCAATATCTACGGTGCCCGCAAGAAACTGAAAAAAGAAGACCTAGTGCTGGCCGATGGTAGCAAATTGCCGCCGGAAGATTTAGCCAGCTTAGGCTCCAAGCGTTTGCTCGATCCGGATAAGCTGACTGTGTTCAACCGCCTGAAGAAGGAAGCCGAACGCATTTGTTTGCGCGTCGGCACTCGCTTTCTGGGTGGCTTTGCGGTACCGGTTGAATCGGCCGCAAGTATTACCGCGGAACTGGAACGCATCGCGCTGGATTTTACAGCGGCTAAAACCGAATTTATTGCCGGTTACGATGCGGCGGTGACGGACTGGGTGATTCGCCATCCGGAGTTCGCCGGTATCATCGAGCAAGCGGTGGATTCGGTGGAATTTGTTTCGACGCGGTTGTCGTTTGATTTTCTGGTGGTGAGTGTCGGTTTACCCGATAGCTTGCCGCCGGCGGACGTCGCGCGTCTGGAAAGCAAAATCGGTTCGCTCAGTGAACAGATGTTCTACGAAATCTCCGTGGAAGCCAATCAACTCATCGAGCAATCATTGCTGGGCAAGGAGCAAGTGACGCGGAATGCGTTACGGCCGATTCGCCGCATGCGTGACAAACTCGATGGATTGGGCTTTTTGGATCATCGGGTCGCCCCGGTCGTCAGCACCATTGACGATCTGTTGGCGAGAATTCCCAACAAAGGCGCCATTGAAGGCAGCATTTTGCAGGAGATTCTGGCTACAGCCATGCTGTTGTCCGATCCGGATAAAACCCGTCGGCACGGTGAAGGCTTGTTGGTTAATCAAACACCCGTTTTTGAAGAGACAGACGTTGATGAAACCTTCGAATACGTGGATTTAGAGCTATCAACGGTACCAACAGAAACAACAGTCTCAACCGAAGCAAAACCCGTCATCGCTGAATGCGTTTCAGACAATTCCGATTTTACCGATCTGTTTGACGGCATCTTTGACGATGAACTCGAACCGACACCGGATGACTGGGCGCTGGAGGTTTTGCTGGACAAAAGCCAGACCAATCTGGAAACCGGTAACGATGCCGATCGCGCCAATGATTTGGAAAACGCAGCGAAACCGGAACCGGTGACGGCAGGAGACGATGAGGAGGCGGACGATTCCGACCAGGATTACTGGTTCTGA
- a CDS encoding MoxR family ATPase yields the protein MYQSYSIADTFGIQAPASMKVEGFAPANNLYVPAIKPYVFRKDHLRDVLAFLGAHNGDGLYLTGPTGSGKTSLLEQVAARLNWGVHSVTGHGRLELNDLLGQYMLVDGGAMKWIDGPLTLAVRLGHVLLINEIDAIDPAELIGLNEIVEGKPLTIPQTGDVITPHPKFRLVATGNSAGSGDQSGLYQGVLRQNLAFLDRFRLMEVGYPEPEDEMKLLADVVPTMPETVRESMIKVANQIRKVFIGGADGGGMLSVTLSTRGLVRWASLVATFKSAPNALAYSLDRALTFRAEPAEREAIHRIAKDVFGDDWTV from the coding sequence ATGTATCAATCCTATTCTATTGCCGACACCTTCGGTATTCAGGCCCCTGCTTCCATGAAAGTGGAAGGCTTTGCCCCGGCCAATAACCTGTATGTACCGGCTATCAAGCCGTACGTGTTTCGCAAGGATCATTTGCGCGATGTATTGGCGTTTTTAGGCGCACACAATGGTGACGGCTTATACCTGACCGGTCCTACTGGTTCCGGTAAAACCTCGTTATTGGAGCAAGTCGCGGCGCGTCTTAATTGGGGCGTGCATTCGGTCACCGGTCACGGTCGATTGGAACTCAACGACCTGTTGGGTCAGTACATGCTGGTCGATGGCGGCGCGATGAAGTGGATCGACGGCCCGTTGACCCTGGCAGTACGCCTGGGTCATGTGTTGTTGATCAACGAAATCGATGCCATCGATCCCGCGGAATTGATCGGCCTGAATGAAATCGTCGAAGGCAAACCGTTGACGATTCCGCAAACCGGCGATGTGATTACGCCTCACCCCAAATTCCGTTTGGTCGCCACCGGCAATAGTGCAGGGTCCGGTGATCAATCGGGATTGTATCAAGGGGTGTTGCGGCAAAACTTGGCGTTTTTGGATCGGTTTCGTTTGATGGAAGTCGGTTACCCCGAACCTGAAGACGAAATGAAGCTGCTGGCCGACGTGGTGCCAACCATGCCGGAAACGGTGCGCGAAAGCATGATCAAAGTCGCCAATCAGATTCGCAAAGTCTTCATCGGCGGCGCGGATGGCGGCGGCATGTTGTCAGTCACGTTATCGACGCGCGGTTTAGTGCGTTGGGCGTCACTGGTGGCCACCTTCAAAAGTGCGCCCAATGCCTTGGCGTATTCCCTGGATCGGGCTTTGACCTTTCGGGCCGAACCCGCCGAACGCGAAGCGATTCATCGCATTGCGAAAGATGTGTTTGGCGATGACTGGACGGTTTAA
- a CDS encoding YqaJ viral recombinase family protein — protein MNVVDVSQRSDAWRQWRSQGVSASEAAIVMNRSPYKTPWRLWAEKIGLVLEASLDNNPLIRAGIQQEPEALQRFEDKHDLMLLPLCGESEQYPLMRASFDGLSELNEPVEIKCPHETTFLDVLLNREASEAYQLYWCQVQQQLLVSEAQRGFLFFYHQGQDIEFEIQRDERFLTALVESAMDFWSAIKSKKEPHKDPERDLYLPHGEAERQWQQLAATYRQRALTILDLKSELNQLEEEQSRIEDSLVALMGDYVAAEHSGLRISRFQSQGAIDYKAALQALQPDVQAGALEVYRKPSAMRVRVTCRDDDGKHAEVPFDAQALKDLVGVDFWF, from the coding sequence ATGAACGTCGTCGACGTTTCGCAACGGTCCGACGCATGGCGGCAGTGGCGTTCACAAGGCGTCAGTGCCAGTGAAGCGGCCATCGTCATGAATCGCTCACCGTACAAAACTCCGTGGCGCCTCTGGGCAGAGAAAATCGGCCTGGTGCTGGAAGCCAGCCTGGACAACAACCCGTTGATCCGCGCCGGCATCCAGCAAGAGCCCGAGGCTTTGCAACGCTTCGAAGACAAACACGATCTGATGTTGTTGCCGCTGTGCGGCGAATCAGAACAGTATCCCTTGATGCGGGCCTCGTTCGATGGCTTGTCCGAATTGAATGAACCCGTGGAAATCAAATGCCCGCACGAAACCACGTTTCTGGATGTGTTGTTGAATCGGGAAGCGTCCGAGGCCTATCAACTGTATTGGTGCCAGGTGCAACAGCAACTGCTGGTTTCCGAAGCGCAACGCGGCTTTTTGTTTTTCTACCACCAAGGCCAGGACATCGAGTTTGAAATTCAGCGCGATGAGAGATTTCTCACCGCCCTGGTCGAGTCCGCGATGGACTTCTGGTCGGCGATCAAATCGAAAAAGGAACCACATAAGGATCCCGAACGCGATTTGTATTTGCCGCATGGCGAGGCGGAACGGCAATGGCAACAACTGGCGGCGACGTATCGGCAACGGGCGTTGACCATCCTGGATCTCAAAAGTGAACTCAACCAGTTGGAGGAGGAGCAGTCGCGCATTGAAGACAGCTTGGTGGCGTTGATGGGCGATTACGTGGCTGCGGAGCATTCCGGGTTACGGATCAGCCGGTTTCAAAGCCAGGGTGCTATCGATTACAAGGCGGCACTGCAAGCCTTGCAACCGGATGTTCAGGCTGGGGCGCTGGAAGTCTATCGAAAACCGTCGGCCATGCGGGTCCGGGTGACCTGCCGGGACGACGACGGTAAACATGCCGAAGTGCCATTCGATGCCCAAGCCTTGAAAGACCTAGTGGGTGTGGACTTTTGGTTTTGA
- the bet gene encoding phage recombination protein Bet, translating to MSNQNRNYPPKSRDLPMPMAAQQGYGISEQSWKVLTEVTFPTAKTPEAILMALDYCKARKLDIFKKPVHIVPMWSAALGRNVETVWPSIMEIQTTASRTGVWAGMDRPIWGPDITKTFTGRYKDDNEQWQESSVTVTFPEWVAVTVYRIVAGKRCAFTEEVYWLEAYSTAGGKHSQVPTAMWIKRPKGQLSKCGKAASLRAAFPEECGYAAEEMDGKTLDDIADASVIDGSATVVNATEVGSDDHDFGGDAGVDANRVIDLSQIHPKVQKAVAELVRRTAGAGAWKAAYDYAHQKFKGINLTFALAELDKVSKVEPRTTPVLEQSEATAMPPLSPKDMAVTQARQALSTNR from the coding sequence ATGAGCAATCAAAACCGAAATTATCCGCCTAAGTCGCGCGACTTACCCATGCCGATGGCAGCCCAGCAAGGCTATGGCATATCCGAGCAGTCGTGGAAGGTATTGACGGAAGTCACTTTCCCAACCGCAAAAACCCCGGAAGCCATTCTAATGGCACTGGATTATTGCAAGGCCCGCAAGCTCGACATCTTCAAAAAGCCGGTGCATATCGTGCCGATGTGGAGTGCTGCGTTAGGCCGTAATGTCGAAACCGTCTGGCCGTCCATCATGGAAATCCAGACTACCGCGTCCCGAACCGGTGTTTGGGCTGGCATGGACAGACCCATTTGGGGTCCGGATATCACCAAAACCTTTACCGGTCGCTACAAGGACGACAACGAGCAATGGCAGGAATCCAGTGTCACCGTGACCTTTCCCGAATGGGTGGCGGTTACTGTGTACCGGATCGTCGCCGGCAAACGCTGCGCCTTTACCGAGGAAGTCTATTGGCTGGAGGCTTATAGCACGGCCGGTGGTAAACACTCGCAAGTGCCGACCGCCATGTGGATCAAACGCCCTAAGGGGCAATTATCCAAATGCGGTAAAGCGGCGTCGCTCAGGGCCGCCTTTCCGGAGGAATGCGGTTATGCCGCCGAGGAAATGGATGGCAAAACCCTTGACGATATTGCCGACGCTAGCGTGATCGATGGCAGTGCCACGGTTGTAAATGCAACCGAGGTTGGCAGTGACGATCACGATTTTGGGGGCGATGCTGGCGTTGATGCAAATCGTGTCATCGATCTGTCGCAAATCCATCCCAAGGTGCAAAAAGCAGTCGCTGAACTGGTTAGACGTACTGCGGGGGCAGGAGCCTGGAAAGCCGCCTACGACTATGCCCATCAGAAGTTCAAAGGCATCAATCTGACGTTTGCTCTGGCCGAGTTGGACAAGGTCTCTAAGGTTGAACCCAGGACCACACCGGTATTGGAACAATCTGAAGCGACGGCCATGCCGCCATTGTCACCGAAGGACATGGCTGTGACACAGGCGCGTCAGGCTTTGAGTACCAACCGTTAG
- the ssb gene encoding single-stranded DNA-binding protein has product MTNRGVNKVILLGRLGADPDIRYLPNNGGKVVAVRLATSEVWKDAKNAKQERTEWHRVVFFKKLADTAGDLLKKGSKIYVEGTLRTQQWDKNGEKRYRTEVVVHELQLLDRPTAPASVNGSSSNPASEDADWDDEYADMPLN; this is encoded by the coding sequence ATGACCAATCGTGGTGTAAACAAAGTCATCTTGCTGGGCCGTCTCGGCGCCGATCCGGATATTCGGTATTTACCGAATAACGGCGGCAAAGTAGTGGCGGTGCGTTTGGCAACCAGTGAGGTTTGGAAAGATGCAAAAAACGCCAAACAGGAACGAACTGAATGGCATCGGGTCGTGTTTTTTAAAAAACTGGCCGATACCGCCGGCGATCTTTTGAAAAAAGGCAGCAAGATCTACGTGGAAGGCACTCTTCGCACCCAACAATGGGATAAGAACGGCGAAAAACGCTATCGCACGGAAGTGGTTGTGCATGAGTTGCAACTACTCGATCGCCCAACAGCGCCTGCATCGGTAAACGGTTCTTCATCGAACCCGGCATCAGAAGACGCCGATTGGGATGACGAGTATGCCGATATGCCGCTCAACTAA
- a CDS encoding NYN domain-containing protein, translating to MTHPKANRIAVFVDAENVTNWIKHDGVRLLMEELNQLGQIIIRRAYGVWSKPNLAMHQAAINQAGFELIHCYHPVTGKNTADIQMTVDVIECAWQLPNISCFVLVTGDSDFTPVFRRLREMDKDVIGVGQHSTLSECVKTSCTRFIYTDDVINTLTNNDVLPQAPQAPQAPQPLPNAQSTLTRAKADELVIAHLKASPTPINASQIKTLLKQHAADFDEKHYGFKTFTDYLNANDAIEVSKSGTINFASLAKPIHPTEKTEVVASAEGYKALLKKYNTLPDNADRLKSIYKHAVALKDVYPDPAQFRTALFDLCHKADPNISKTTVNKAFAYFMIMGLVHTEKAKGGVDAVRVKKMTLKDFLLKSDKLVIAKLLELGKYQPLDLKAKEIKKLTLSTISKDTIKKLIGE from the coding sequence ATGACTCACCCAAAAGCCAATCGAATTGCGGTATTCGTTGACGCCGAAAATGTTACGAATTGGATCAAGCACGACGGCGTCAGATTGCTGATGGAAGAGTTGAATCAGCTTGGCCAGATTATTATCCGTCGCGCTTATGGTGTTTGGAGTAAGCCCAATTTGGCGATGCACCAAGCAGCTATCAATCAAGCGGGTTTTGAACTCATCCATTGTTACCATCCTGTGACCGGCAAGAATACGGCGGATATTCAGATGACAGTAGATGTCATCGAATGCGCTTGGCAATTACCGAACATTTCCTGTTTTGTGCTGGTTACCGGCGACTCAGACTTTACGCCAGTGTTTCGCCGACTGCGGGAGATGGACAAGGATGTGATTGGCGTTGGCCAGCATTCCACATTGAGCGAATGCGTAAAGACCTCGTGCACTCGGTTCATTTATACCGACGATGTCATTAACACATTGACCAATAATGACGTTCTGCCCCAAGCACCCCAAGCACCCCAGGCGCCACAGCCATTACCCAATGCCCAGTCAACGCTTACGCGGGCAAAGGCTGATGAATTGGTCATTGCCCACTTGAAGGCCTCGCCCACACCGATCAATGCCTCGCAAATCAAGACTTTGCTCAAGCAGCATGCGGCCGACTTCGACGAGAAGCATTACGGCTTTAAAACGTTTACCGATTATCTAAACGCCAACGACGCCATTGAAGTCAGCAAAAGCGGTACGATTAATTTCGCCAGTCTGGCAAAGCCAATCCACCCGACCGAAAAAACCGAAGTCGTTGCCAGCGCGGAGGGTTATAAAGCCCTGTTAAAAAAATACAATACGCTGCCAGACAATGCCGATAGGCTAAAATCAATTTACAAACACGCCGTGGCCTTAAAGGATGTTTATCCTGATCCGGCACAGTTTAGAACGGCCTTATTCGATCTGTGCCATAAGGCTGACCCGAACATTAGTAAAACGACCGTGAACAAAGCATTTGCGTATTTTATGATCATGGGACTGGTACATACCGAAAAGGCTAAAGGTGGTGTCGATGCCGTTCGTGTGAAAAAAATGACACTCAAGGATTTTTTATTGAAATCCGACAAACTGGTTATCGCTAAGCTACTGGAACTGGGTAAATACCAGCCTTTGGATTTGAAAGCCAAGGAAATTAAAAAGCTGACCCTATCAACAATCAGTAAAGACACCATCAAAAAATTGATCGGAGAATGA
- a CDS encoding HNH endonuclease: MIPSAERQLLFLQQLQRLFDEGEFVATYKFALLMALAEISVESDHVDGKLEVPMIAIAEKFAELYWPQTVPYSSGTAGTATEILYQNQGKQTAVVNALLRLRQEGATTISEAKKYASWSTTLRTIARTVAEMPVKYLQNFGGTQIPFLYEYPNPSGKIVLNEGVALMLRTFHSFIQQLARAGWITHIRKNKRNSLILGQVDALESFMFETPRSCLTQVSELLRKIQSNKCFYCGSTLLNQADVDHFVPWSKYPRDLAHNFVLAHASCNRHKSDMLAAERHLDNWLERNLRYNMEMVYELTNFSSDLECSNRVAYWAYEQGINIGSHSWVDKQLTEPLSRHCLGLILSP, encoded by the coding sequence ATGATTCCAAGTGCTGAACGCCAACTTCTTTTTCTGCAACAACTGCAGCGTCTTTTTGACGAAGGTGAATTTGTCGCAACCTACAAATTTGCTTTGCTAATGGCTTTGGCAGAGATTTCGGTCGAGTCGGATCATGTTGATGGGAAACTCGAAGTCCCAATGATTGCCATAGCAGAAAAATTCGCCGAATTGTACTGGCCGCAAACAGTACCGTACTCGTCGGGAACAGCGGGAACGGCCACCGAAATTTTATACCAGAACCAGGGCAAACAAACGGCTGTAGTCAATGCGCTACTAAGATTACGACAAGAGGGTGCTACGACGATTTCTGAGGCAAAAAAATACGCTAGCTGGTCGACAACACTCCGCACAATTGCTAGAACTGTTGCCGAAATGCCGGTTAAGTATCTTCAGAATTTTGGTGGCACTCAAATTCCATTTCTTTACGAATACCCAAATCCTTCAGGAAAAATTGTTCTCAATGAGGGCGTAGCCCTGATGTTAAGAACATTTCATTCCTTTATTCAACAATTGGCCCGCGCTGGATGGATTACACACATCCGAAAAAATAAACGCAATAGTCTGATCTTAGGACAAGTCGATGCCCTAGAATCCTTTATGTTTGAGACCCCGCGATCATGCCTAACTCAAGTTTCTGAGTTATTGCGAAAAATTCAATCCAATAAATGCTTCTATTGTGGCTCGACCCTTCTTAACCAGGCAGATGTTGATCATTTCGTACCCTGGTCAAAGTATCCTCGTGATTTAGCTCATAACTTCGTTCTAGCCCATGCCTCCTGTAACCGGCACAAATCTGACATGTTAGCGGCTGAACGGCATCTCGATAATTGGCTCGAAAGAAACCTTCGATATAATATGGAAATGGTCTACGAATTAACTAATTTCAGCTCTGATCTGGAATGCTCAAACCGGGTGGCATATTGGGCTTATGAACAAGGCATAAACATTGGATCCCATAGCTGGGTAGATAAACAGCTTACGGAACCTTTGAGCAGACATTGCCTTGGGTTAATTCTGTCGCCATAG